The Muribaculum intestinale genome includes the window GAATGCATATACTATGGGGCGGCCTACCCATAATGCAAGATAATAGTTTATTATCGCTCCTACTATTGCTCCTGCTGTGGCGACCAGGGTCACTATATATATATTCATTGACGAGCCTTCTTGCATGGCAAGGTAAGCGGCCGGAGGAACTACCAGTTCGGACGGAAACGGTATGAATGAACTTTCAATAATCATGAAGATGAATACAAACCAATAGTTTGCATTCTCTACAAACCAGCTGAAAAACTGGCTCGCGTCAAATATCGCGAGTGGCACGAGGTCAAGTATCATTTTCGTTGTGCTGCGTTATGTTGATTCTTAATTTAAATGCAAAGTTACTACAAAAAAGTGAAATGCGGAAAGATATAGTGATAGAATTGAGTTACAGGGGTTTCAGTCGTGCATCCGATTATTCGTGAAGCCATCGCAATCACCGCTGAAGCCAAATCAGGACGCCGCTACGTTACTTGTCCGTAACCATGCCTGAAAGGGCGGCAAACGGACACGGACAGCGAAACAAGACGTTAAGGATTAGTGAGTTATTGACAACCCACGCAACAAATCCGGTTACGGAAAAAGATTGCGCCGTTCCTCCGTGTTTTGCGTACCGACAACAGGCTCTTCACAAACTAATTTTGAATCCAAAAAATTAAGGACGATGAAGAGTACATTTTCAGTAATCTACTACCTCAAGCGTCAGGTAGTGAAAAAGGACGGGACAGTGCCCGTCATGGGACGCATAACGGTGGACGGCAGCCAGACGCAGTTCAGTTGCAAACTGACCGTCGATCCCAAGCTGTGGGACACCAAAGGGGGACGTGTCACGGGCAGAAGCACGGCGGCACTCGAAACGAACCGCATGCTCGATAAGATGCGTGTGCGCATCAACAAACATTATCAGGAAATCATGGAGCGTGACAACTTCGTCACAGCGGAAAAGGTCAAGAACGCCTTTCTCGGACTGGAACACCGCTACCACACGCTGATGCAGGTGTTCCGGCAGCACAACGAGGACTACGGGAAACAGGTGGAGGCCGGTATGAAAGCCAAAGGCACGCTCTTGAAGTACAAGACCGTTTACAAGCACCTGCAAGAGTTCCTCACCATCCGCTACCGCGTGAAGGACATCGCCCTGAAAGAGCTTACGCCCGCTTTCATTTCCGATTTTGAAATGTTCCTGCGCACTGACAAACACTGCTGCACCAACACCGTGTGGCTGTATGTCTGCCCGCTCCGGACGATGGTGTTCATCGCCATCAACAACGAGTGGCTCACGCGCGACCCGTTCAGGGAGTATGAAATCAAGAAGGAAGAAACGACCCGCAGCTTCCTGACGAAAGAGGAAATCCGGCTGCTGATGGAGGGCAAACTGAAGAACGCCAAGCAGGAGCTATACCGTGATTTATACCTGTTCTGCGCCTTCACGGGCCTGTCGTTCGCCGACATGCGCAACCTGACGGAAGAGAATATCCGCACCTATTTCGACGAACACGAGTGGATAAACATCAACCGCCAGAAAACAGGTGTCGTTTCCAATATCCGGCTGCTTGACATAGCCAAGCGCATCATCGACAAATACCGGGGTCTGTGCGGGGACGGGAGGATATTCCCCGTGCCACACTACATGACCTGCCTGTACGGAATCCGTGCCGTCGCCAAGCGTTGCGGCATCACCAAGCATATCACGTGGCATCAGAGCCGCCACACGGCAGCCACGACGGTGTTCCTATCCAACGGCGTGCCCATTGAAACGGTAAGTTCCATGTTGGGGCACAAGAGCATAAAGACAACGCAGGTCTTTTATACGTTAAATGCAATTGAATAAAAATGAATTAATATAAATGATAATCAGTAAATTAACCTTTGATTGAGTTTCCTCTTTTTTGCTGATTCTGCCTCTATTTTCTCATTCAGTACATCTTTTGTACATTTCGTTTGTTAATAGATGTTGAGGGTCGTTTTTACGTTTCAAACCTTCTAATTACCTTTGCGCTCCACAAAGATAATCATTTATGGCTAAAATAGAAAGCAAGAACAAACAAAATCCAGGGCTGGCGCATGAGATTTAACTCAAATTCAGTCAAAAATTCACCTGATTATGTGAAATAAACTTTCAGATATTGCATATATTGCTGAAAATGGATATATTAGAGGTATGCAAATAGAAATTTTCAGCAAAGTAAAAGACCCGCGTGACTTGGGCAAGGTTAAACATGAGCTCGAGGATGTGCTCCGAATGGCACTCATCGGCGTGTTGTGTGATTGTGAGGACTGTGACGACATATCGGATATGGTTACAGACCGAGAGGAAGAATTCAAGGCCGCCGGATTGCTGAAGCTTAGCAACGGCGTCCCGTGTGGTGACACGATACTTCGTGTTGTAGAGTCTGTCAATCCCGCTCAGCTCCGGGCAAGTCTTGATTGCTGCCGAGGCCACATAATCGAATCCCTGTGCGGCAATCAGGTCATCATTGACGGTAAGAAACTGCGGGGTGAAAATCCCAGGAGTCCCGGATGCCACGGACTGTATATCCTCAATGCGTGGGTATCTGAAACAGAAATCTGCGTTGCCGAAAAGCCGGTGGATGGCAAGACCAACGAACTTACGGTTCTGCCGTCCGTATTGTCCTCTTTATGGCTTACAGGGGCATTGGTTTCAGTCGACGCAATGGGGACCCACCGTAATATCGCAGAACAGATCATGCTCCAGGGCGGCGACTATCTGATGGCGCTTAAAGACAATCAGCCGATACTCAAGAGCTTGACGGAAAGTATCTTTAGTAGGACTACTCCATTATCGGTATACACAACCGAGGAAAAGGGGCACGGAAGAGTTGAGAAGAGAACCTGTTCAATTATGGATACGACACTTTTGGAACAGGAGGGAATGTACGAGAAGTGGCCCGGTCTTAAACGTATCATAAAGATGGAGCGTGAGCGTACTGAGAACGGTGCCCGCTCGCGTGAAACAATCTACTATCTCAGCAGCGTGGAGAAAGATGAGGCTTCTTACTATGCGATGCGTATTCGTGCGCACTGGGGTATCGAGAACAAACTGCACTGGCATCTCGACGTGACGTTTCGGGAAGATATGTGCCGCGTACGCGCCAAGAATGGCGCTGTCAATTTTTCAGCGATGCGCAAGTATGCATTGGAAATGCTTAAAAAGCAGAACGATAAACTCAGCCTTAAACGAAGACGCAAAAAATGTATGTGGAGCACTGAATATCTGTACAAAGTCTTTAAGGATAGTTAAATCTCATGCGCCAGCCCTGAACAAAATCCCAAACTACAACAGTCCGAACTCAAAGACGGTCGTGCGAGCCTCTATCTGGAATTCTACCTCGGTCGCTCCGAAACTCCCGTGCTTGACGATGAGGGAAACCAAGTGTTCTACACTTCGGGGGCTATGACAGGTAAGCCGAAATACCAAGTGAAGCATATCCGCAAGCGTGAGAACCTCAATCTCTACATTTGGCTGCACCCTCGCAACACGCAGGAGCGGTTGCAGAACAAGAACACACTCGCCCTCGCCGAGAAGATACGATTTGAGCGTGAGCAGGAGTTTTTGGAGGACAGGGAGGGCTATCGGCTCAAAAAGGAGCGTCAGCGTGATTTCCTGCAATATTACCGTGACTTCTTCAACGAGAACCCCAACCTCTCACGGATGATGAAATGCTCAATCCGACAGTCATACACCAAGTTCATCAACTTTCTACATGAATCGCCGAGGTACAGCCTTTACGACACCGTTCTCCGAATGGAGCAGCTTACTCCCGATATGGTTACGGCTTTTACCGACTATCTCAAAAAGCACGGCACGGGCGAGGGTCCCAAAGGGATGTACGGTCGTTTCAAAAAGGTTGTCACAGCCGCATTTGACGAGGGATTGATAAAGAAACATCCCTGCAAGGGGATAACCATCAAATGGGATAGGAACTCTTTCTCAAAGGAGATTTTAAGCCCCGATGAGATAAAAAGGCTCATGGCTACCCGGTACAAGGGGGAGAACACCGAAATGCAACGTGCGTTCATCTTCTGCCTTTTCACCGGCATACGCTGGTGTGACGTGAAGTTGCTGACCTATGCCAATGTTGACCCGATGACAAAGACACTCCGATTCCAGCAAAAGAAAGTCCGCAACATAAGCAGCCGCAGCTGGGTGACAACACCGCTCACCGATGATATGCTCGCTCTGGTGGGTGAGCCTACGACCAATGACCACTCGACTGAACCGATATTCAAAATCGGCCCTTATGTGAGCTGTAACCAGCAATTGAAGAAATGGGTTGCCGAGGCAGGGATACGGAAAAAAATCTCATGGCATTGTAGCCGACACTCGTTTGCGGTAAATCTCCTTTCCAACGGTGCTAACATCAAGACTGTCGCCGACCTCATGGGGCATTCAAGCATAACGATGACGGAGAAATATCTCCACGTTGTTGACAGCTTTAAGCAGGATGCAATCCACTCCCTCGGCTCAATCAGCTATGGGATGTCGTAGTTTTTACACCGTGGCATTTTTGGCACTTTGGCATTTTGGGAACTCTCCGACCTTGGAGGGTTCTTCCTTTTTTCGGCGGTCATCATCTATGAGTTTTGGTTTGGTTCAGTACGGGGGTGTATATATAGAACTGAACCAAGACCGTATGGGGCAACGAAAAGAAAAAACAATGCAATCAGCCTGCATTTTCAGCATTATCCGCATTTCTTAAATTGAAAATGCAGGAAATGCAGAAAGTGTGGCGAAGTCCGACAACAAATCTCAGTAATTACCACCTTGCACACCTTGCACTTTTGCACACTTTGAAAATGCCAAAGTGCCAAAAATGCCAAGGTTTAATCTTGAACTGACATATATACCGCAACGCCTTATTCCTTGATGAAGTTGACCGTGCCATTGTACAAAAGTGCAAAGAATGCAAGTGGATGACAACGAGAGAAAAATAAGATACGGCAACGAAAAAAATTGAATATTCGGAGTCGGCAAGATACCTTCCGGGTATCCCGAAAGGCAGTATCAACTCCCGACGGTCGATTGATGCCATTATAGTGACTGCGATCATTACAATGAGGAAAGGCAACGAGAAAAAAAGGAGTGTAAGGATATGTTTCGGGATTCCTTTTTCTCCGAAAAGCCACTGCCGAAACCGCAGTCACTGCCGTGACCGCTCTTTGTTTTTCTCATTGCCATAAGAGGTCGTTTTAGGGTGGAGCGAGTTTATGTTTAGGTATTACCAGTAATCCCCAAACGCTCCACAACATCATCTCCCAATAACGCCCCCTGACACCAATGACGAAATGACTGAATGACAAAGTGACCAATCATCCAGATGATTAAATGATTCGATGAATTGATGACTGAATGATTAATCATTTAGATGACAAAATGACTGAATGACTAACCAACTAATCATTCAGTCATTTAATCATTCAGTCATTCCGTAAATCAATATCAAAGCCAATGCGAAATACAACCACAACACCGTCATGGAAATTACACCGACTGGAAATTCCTTAGCATATTAGGGAATTTTCCGAGCCGCATTGCGGAGCAACGCTGAAA containing:
- a CDS encoding site-specific integrase, whose amino-acid sequence is MSCASPEQNPKLQQSELKDGRASLYLEFYLGRSETPVLDDEGNQVFYTSGAMTGKPKYQVKHIRKRENLNLYIWLHPRNTQERLQNKNTLALAEKIRFEREQEFLEDREGYRLKKERQRDFLQYYRDFFNENPNLSRMMKCSIRQSYTKFINFLHESPRYSLYDTVLRMEQLTPDMVTAFTDYLKKHGTGEGPKGMYGRFKKVVTAAFDEGLIKKHPCKGITIKWDRNSFSKEILSPDEIKRLMATRYKGENTEMQRAFIFCLFTGIRWCDVKLLTYANVDPMTKTLRFQQKKVRNISSRSWVTTPLTDDMLALVGEPTTNDHSTEPIFKIGPYVSCNQQLKKWVAEAGIRKKISWHCSRHSFAVNLLSNGANIKTVADLMGHSSITMTEKYLHVVDSFKQDAIHSLGSISYGMS
- a CDS encoding site-specific integrase — its product is MKSTFSVIYYLKRQVVKKDGTVPVMGRITVDGSQTQFSCKLTVDPKLWDTKGGRVTGRSTAALETNRMLDKMRVRINKHYQEIMERDNFVTAEKVKNAFLGLEHRYHTLMQVFRQHNEDYGKQVEAGMKAKGTLLKYKTVYKHLQEFLTIRYRVKDIALKELTPAFISDFEMFLRTDKHCCTNTVWLYVCPLRTMVFIAINNEWLTRDPFREYEIKKEETTRSFLTKEEIRLLMEGKLKNAKQELYRDLYLFCAFTGLSFADMRNLTEENIRTYFDEHEWININRQKTGVVSNIRLLDIAKRIIDKYRGLCGDGRIFPVPHYMTCLYGIRAVAKRCGITKHITWHQSRHTAATTVFLSNGVPIETVSSMLGHKSIKTTQVFYTLNAIE
- a CDS encoding ISAs1 family transposase codes for the protein MQIEIFSKVKDPRDLGKVKHELEDVLRMALIGVLCDCEDCDDISDMVTDREEEFKAAGLLKLSNGVPCGDTILRVVESVNPAQLRASLDCCRGHIIESLCGNQVIIDGKKLRGENPRSPGCHGLYILNAWVSETEICVAEKPVDGKTNELTVLPSVLSSLWLTGALVSVDAMGTHRNIAEQIMLQGGDYLMALKDNQPILKSLTESIFSRTTPLSVYTTEEKGHGRVEKRTCSIMDTTLLEQEGMYEKWPGLKRIIKMERERTENGARSRETIYYLSSVEKDEASYYAMRIRAHWGIENKLHWHLDVTFREDMCRVRAKNGAVNFSAMRKYALEMLKKQNDKLSLKRRRKKCMWSTEYLYKVFKDS